The proteins below are encoded in one region of Paenibacillus albus:
- a CDS encoding glycosyltransferase family 2 protein — translation MLNDVIVETCKVSLLWIDSYAVKMHQQIVLLLSKIIDKQLCRKDMIFMGISAALIVKNEERCISRCILSVLPAVDEVIVVDTGSTDNTIEIVSKLALESNKVKLFHFEWIDDFSAARNFSLSLVSNDWAFVIDADELLPKEEHFKLRKYTKMLDDTYDGKVALYIVSDSITNGEISHSHELAYIRLFPSCLRFKDRIHETLDIPDGFHVTTCDVHIHHDGYDASVVDQVQKRNRNLILLYRNLVDDPNNARLWMQLGRELIGTDNEKALGCLDMASSIAVSSEDNDLILQWIEDTRKAIIAAV, via the coding sequence GTGTTAAATGATGTAATTGTCGAGACTTGCAAGGTAAGCCTCTTATGGATCGACAGTTATGCGGTAAAAATGCATCAGCAGATTGTACTCTTGTTGAGCAAGATTATAGACAAGCAGCTATGTAGAAAGGACATGATTTTTATGGGTATTTCAGCAGCACTTATTGTTAAGAATGAAGAACGTTGTATTTCAAGATGTATTTTAAGTGTACTTCCTGCAGTAGATGAAGTAATAGTTGTTGATACTGGGTCAACTGATAACACTATTGAAATAGTTTCTAAATTAGCTCTTGAGTCGAATAAGGTTAAACTTTTTCATTTTGAGTGGATAGATGATTTCTCTGCTGCTCGTAATTTTAGTCTTTCTCTTGTATCGAATGATTGGGCATTTGTTATAGATGCAGATGAATTGTTGCCTAAAGAAGAACATTTTAAGTTGAGGAAATATACCAAAATGCTAGATGATACTTATGATGGCAAAGTTGCTTTATATATTGTTTCAGATAGCATTACTAACGGTGAAATTTCACATAGCCATGAGCTAGCATATATTCGCCTTTTTCCCTCCTGTTTGCGTTTTAAAGATCGAATACATGAAACGTTAGATATTCCGGATGGATTTCATGTAACTACATGTGATGTTCATATTCATCATGATGGATATGATGCATCTGTTGTCGATCAAGTTCAAAAAAGAAATCGTAATTTGATTCTTTTATATCGTAATTTGGTAGATGATCCAAATAACGCACGATTATGGATGCAATTGGGTCGAGAGCTTATTGGAACTGATAATGAAAAGGCGCTTGGTTGTTTGGATATGGCATCTTCAATAGCTGTTTCTAGTGAGGATAATGATTTGATTTTGCAATGGATTGAGGATA
- a CDS encoding response regulator → MGSFSLRTKVLVLILFVTSGALSIVGYGNYTLAKQTIMDTLVEKANAKVQNTANDLASWIDTRRAEVEVMSRTDQVRFGSDSQRNIYFTTETLRPNSPYVSLGFADLTGRMHLNNNTYINILDEPSFTRAIRGNVVVTDPMEGRQDKTQIIVIQVPVLGSNNKVIGVLDASLLADRMYQEHLNIHVGANDSLFLYNDNATIIETSTKLPAQSIHSAELPFQSVASDMLVSDYGYDTLHGASGGSILFYAAVKGTSWHIALNVPLDDIGAPLKAIKWRAILTIAIAEALLTILFFVFSDHVIRRIKRILLVTEAAAAGRFDVNNVQDDSGDEISQLAQSVNQMKVHLSGLFGRMDAIINQNQFAFIVLDDQYRVTYFSKAAEKMLGYKSEEVINKATALLFIAPEDVRRESKRLSKKYNRHVPADITVFEMLRSESFSYEREWNYIRKDGTSFPVAHSSNGMSDREGRFIGVAGIARDITGQKQAEKARSQQLKVMGAAKDLIATFDDQGQLLYINAAGRALLGIHDSHSDTDAMPMRTIGELLDGIDDARAVGFQEKEVLLRTIQGEFIPVSKILVVHHDNQTGETFYSCIARDISETKRVQLELEQARREAESANLAKSHFLAQISHEIRTPLAGIIGLTGLLQKTELTSLQLEYLHKTRDSSEALLLIINDILDFAKVEAGKIELNEVPFDPYSMIHKLSELLSVFVGGKERFQFIVETPNTLPSLLIGDWLRLEQILLNLCINAIKFTERGHVRLQVQLLQSSKPGGDAKLAFIIEDTGIGMKEEQLAKLFKPFMQADAATNRKYGGTGLGLVIVKRLVELMGGTIQVQSEHGKGSQFTVVLDLAVAEEAQPERFRIDQSDRSGEHSVWVVEDYAPMSQRLCMALEDSGLTPIPLNSWKTAHERLLRSGIGVRPFAVLLDFEMPDMYGEETWNDMQEAATEAGVKTIALTTAYGREELLKLPLEHRPDAILVKPATCVSLNQMLLTLFPREEQPAVEADVEAAAALAELPKQTKGTILLAEDNHINQLVAVEQLREWGFKVDVVETGTEVLKRLTTKRYDLILMDIHMPEMDGDEAARIIRQDSKYDRLPIVALTANIIQEDHDRYMQLGMNDVLTKPIPPDTLQQIISKWLRYGGELRVDQAKSKPKERDSSATAYVPVQALDDEWLARGVEGLNLEEALQRVNGKRDILTHMLKLFVKDYSTFDERLAEALEGRDYTLARRMAHTLKGVASNLSAAELAMLAQQLEQLLKATESELEVGLIYEAAARLSRELRQIVSRLVTEMTEFDTKS, encoded by the coding sequence TTGGGGAGTTTTTCACTTCGGACGAAAGTGCTCGTGTTAATCCTTTTTGTAACGTCTGGCGCGCTGTCGATTGTTGGCTATGGCAACTATACGCTTGCCAAGCAAACGATAATGGATACGCTCGTTGAGAAGGCGAATGCGAAGGTTCAGAACACGGCAAATGATTTGGCATCTTGGATTGATACCCGGCGTGCCGAGGTGGAAGTGATGAGCCGAACAGATCAGGTTCGGTTCGGTTCGGATAGCCAGCGTAATATTTATTTTACTACGGAAACACTTCGGCCCAATTCTCCTTATGTGTCGCTAGGTTTTGCGGACCTAACGGGACGCATGCATCTTAACAACAATACATATATTAATATATTAGACGAGCCATCCTTTACGAGAGCGATTAGAGGTAATGTTGTCGTAACCGATCCGATGGAAGGGCGTCAGGATAAAACGCAAATTATTGTCATTCAGGTACCGGTACTCGGATCGAACAATAAAGTAATCGGTGTGCTCGATGCCTCTTTGCTTGCGGACCGAATGTACCAAGAGCATCTTAATATCCACGTCGGAGCAAACGACTCGCTGTTCTTGTACAACGACAACGCCACCATTATTGAAACTTCAACGAAGCTGCCTGCCCAATCCATACATTCGGCGGAGCTTCCTTTTCAATCCGTTGCTTCGGATATGCTCGTTAGTGATTATGGATACGATACGCTGCATGGAGCATCAGGCGGCTCTATTTTGTTCTACGCGGCAGTTAAAGGCACATCATGGCATATTGCTCTCAATGTGCCGCTGGATGATATCGGAGCGCCCCTCAAAGCGATCAAATGGCGTGCGATCCTAACGATTGCGATCGCGGAAGCACTGCTGACCATCCTCTTCTTCGTTTTCTCCGATCATGTTATTCGTCGCATTAAGCGTATCCTCCTAGTGACGGAGGCAGCGGCTGCAGGCCGGTTTGACGTGAATAATGTGCAGGATGACAGCGGCGACGAAATTTCACAGCTTGCTCAATCGGTGAACCAAATGAAAGTGCATTTAAGCGGCTTGTTCGGCCGAATGGATGCCATTATTAATCAGAACCAGTTCGCTTTTATCGTGCTCGATGATCAGTATCGCGTTACTTATTTCAGCAAGGCTGCGGAGAAGATGCTCGGATACAAGTCCGAAGAAGTGATAAACAAGGCGACAGCGCTCTTGTTTATTGCTCCCGAAGATGTTCGCAGGGAGTCGAAGCGACTCAGCAAAAAATATAATCGTCATGTGCCGGCGGATATTACGGTATTCGAAATGCTGCGCAGCGAAAGTTTCTCTTACGAGCGGGAGTGGAATTACATCCGCAAGGACGGAACCAGCTTCCCGGTAGCGCATAGCTCGAACGGCATGAGTGACCGCGAAGGGCGCTTTATCGGCGTAGCCGGTATCGCCCGCGATATTACGGGGCAGAAGCAGGCGGAGAAGGCGCGCAGCCAGCAGCTGAAAGTGATGGGCGCGGCGAAGGATTTGATCGCGACATTCGACGACCAAGGCCAGCTGCTGTACATTAATGCGGCAGGAAGAGCGCTGCTCGGTATTCATGATTCCCACAGTGACACGGATGCGATGCCCATGCGTACAATCGGCGAGCTGCTCGATGGTATTGATGACGCGCGTGCGGTGGGCTTCCAGGAGAAGGAAGTGCTGCTGCGCACGATACAGGGCGAATTTATTCCCGTGTCGAAGATTCTCGTCGTTCACCATGACAACCAGACTGGCGAGACCTTCTATTCCTGCATCGCCCGTGATATTTCGGAGACGAAGCGTGTTCAGCTGGAGCTGGAGCAAGCAAGGCGGGAAGCGGAGAGCGCGAACCTGGCGAAGAGCCATTTTCTCGCCCAAATCAGCCACGAAATCCGTACGCCGCTTGCCGGCATTATTGGACTTACTGGACTGCTGCAGAAGACAGAGCTTACATCGCTGCAGCTCGAGTATCTTCATAAGACGCGTGATTCGTCTGAGGCGCTGCTGCTTATTATTAACGATATTCTCGACTTTGCCAAAGTCGAAGCAGGCAAGATCGAGCTCAATGAGGTTCCCTTCGATCCTTACAGCATGATCCATAAACTGTCAGAGCTGCTCAGCGTATTCGTTGGCGGCAAGGAGAGGTTCCAATTTATCGTGGAGACACCGAATACCTTGCCTTCACTTCTTATCGGAGACTGGCTGCGACTGGAGCAGATCCTGCTCAATCTATGCATCAATGCGATTAAGTTTACCGAGCGCGGCCATGTGCGGCTGCAGGTTCAGCTGCTGCAGAGCAGCAAGCCTGGCGGCGATGCGAAGCTTGCATTCATCATCGAGGACACCGGCATTGGCATGAAGGAAGAGCAGCTTGCCAAGCTGTTCAAGCCTTTCATGCAGGCAGATGCGGCGACGAACCGCAAGTATGGCGGGACCGGCCTCGGTCTTGTCATCGTAAAGCGTCTGGTGGAGCTCATGGGCGGAACGATACAGGTGCAGAGCGAGCATGGCAAAGGCAGTCAGTTCACCGTTGTTCTTGATCTGGCCGTAGCCGAAGAAGCGCAGCCGGAACGCTTCCGAATTGACCAAAGTGACCGGAGCGGAGAGCATTCCGTCTGGGTCGTAGAGGATTATGCACCGATGAGCCAGCGGCTGTGCATGGCGCTTGAAGATAGCGGCCTAACACCGATTCCGCTGAACTCGTGGAAGACCGCGCATGAGCGCCTGCTGCGTTCGGGCATTGGCGTTCGGCCCTTCGCAGTGCTGCTCGACTTTGAAATGCCGGATATGTATGGAGAAGAAACGTGGAACGACATGCAGGAAGCAGCCACGGAGGCTGGCGTGAAGACGATCGCCTTGACGACGGCCTACGGACGGGAGGAGCTGCTGAAGCTGCCGCTCGAGCATCGTCCAGATGCGATTCTGGTGAAGCCGGCGACATGTGTCAGCCTGAACCAAATGCTGCTGACTCTGTTCCCGCGTGAGGAACAGCCGGCTGTAGAAGCAGATGTCGAAGCGGCAGCAGCGCTGGCGGAGCTGCCGAAACAGACGAAGGGCACGATTCTGCTTGCCGAAGATAATCACATCAACCAGCTTGTCGCCGTGGAGCAGCTGCGCGAGTGGGGCTTTAAGGTAGATGTGGTGGAGACCGGAACGGAAGTGCTGAAGCGTCTCACGACTAAGCGTTACGATCTTATACTCATGGATATCCATATGCCGGAGATGGACGGAGACGAGGCAGCGCGGATTATTCGGCAGGACTCCAAGTATGACCGCTTGCCCATTGTGGCGCTGACAGCGAATATTATTCAAGAGGATCATGACCGGTATATGCAGCTTGGCATGAATGATGTGCTGACGAAGCCGATTCCGCCGGACACACTCCAGCAAATTATATCGAAATGGCTCCGCTACGGCGGAGAGCTGCGGGTCGACCAAGCGAAATCGAAACCGAAGGAACGTGATTCGTCGGCTACAGCTTATGTGCCCGTGCAAGCGCTCGATGACGAATGGCTGGCTAGAGGCGTTGAAGGTCTTAATCTTGAAGAAGCGCTGCAGCGGGTCAATGGCAAGAGGGATATTTTGACGCATATGCTGAAGCTGTTTGTGAAGGATTACAGCACGTTCGATGAACGGCTGGCCGAGGCGCTCGAGGGGCGCGATTACACGCTGGCACGCCGAATGGCGCATACGCTCAAAGGGGTTGCGAGCAACCTCTCGGCAGCTGAGCTCGCCATGCTGGCGCAGCAGCTGGAGCAATTGTTAAAAGCGACGGAGTCTGAGCTGGAGGTTGGCCTTATTTATGAGGCAGCTGCAAGATTGAGCAGGGAGCTTCGACAAATTGTTTCAAGACTTGTGACAGAGATGACTGAATTCGACACAAAATCCTAA
- a CDS encoding putative bifunctional diguanylate cyclase/phosphodiesterase, translated as MELLDPIIQRETMPRRINAPTAQMYDALTGLPSRKAAFAMLARAISLAKKCGRGVLAALVDMDRFYLINETRGTAFGDEVLRQMANRLYELSHWSASVYRLSGNTFLLFQMLQLDTASKESERLIEELKNSVESLLYVRGHQLYPFCSIGVSSFPADGDTAELIVRHADTALRQAKAAGGNQVAVYTEDDVVHINRMEELRRALRSILPSEQLSLNYQPIYDAAGRLRGLEALLRWQHELLGNIPPGEFITLAEQSGQIVEIGEWVLSEACQMIHRTRSKGLTDIIISVNLSPVQITAPGFVDTLQRILAQTETPPECLEFEITESIMIDSSKRTTTVLNALRVMGVRIALDDFGIGYASLTYLRELPLHTLKLDRSFICHITEQHAEAAIVKAMISLVHELGFEAVAEGVETIEQFELLRSWGCNLYQGYLLGKPMKEEAICAKLRQAAL; from the coding sequence ATGGAACTATTAGATCCCATCATTCAACGGGAAACGATGCCTCGACGTATTAATGCGCCAACAGCGCAGATGTACGATGCCTTGACTGGACTGCCTAGTCGGAAGGCGGCATTCGCCATGCTGGCCAGAGCGATCTCATTAGCGAAGAAGTGCGGCAGAGGTGTGCTTGCGGCGCTTGTAGATATGGACCGATTTTATTTGATTAACGAAACAAGGGGAACGGCGTTCGGCGATGAGGTGCTGCGGCAGATGGCGAATCGGCTCTATGAGCTAAGTCACTGGTCGGCCTCCGTCTATCGCTTGAGCGGCAACACCTTTCTTCTGTTCCAGATGCTTCAGCTGGATACGGCGTCGAAGGAATCGGAGAGACTTATTGAAGAGCTTAAAAATTCGGTTGAGAGCTTACTCTATGTCAGAGGGCATCAGCTGTATCCGTTCTGCAGCATCGGTGTAAGCAGCTTCCCGGCGGATGGCGATACGGCGGAGTTGATCGTGCGTCATGCGGACACGGCTCTTCGTCAGGCGAAGGCGGCTGGCGGCAATCAGGTTGCGGTCTACACCGAAGATGATGTGGTGCATATCAATCGGATGGAAGAGCTGCGCAGAGCGCTCAGAAGCATTCTCCCTAGTGAACAGCTGTCGCTGAATTACCAGCCGATCTATGACGCTGCAGGCCGATTGAGAGGCTTGGAAGCGCTCCTACGGTGGCAGCATGAACTGCTTGGCAATATACCGCCAGGCGAGTTCATAACACTTGCAGAGCAGAGCGGCCAGATCGTGGAGATTGGGGAATGGGTGCTGAGCGAAGCATGCCAGATGATTCACCGGACACGGAGCAAAGGGTTAACCGATATCATTATTTCCGTCAATTTGTCGCCGGTGCAAATTACCGCTCCTGGATTCGTGGATACGCTGCAGCGTATACTCGCTCAGACGGAAACTCCTCCCGAGTGTCTGGAATTCGAAATCACAGAGAGCATTATGATAGATTCGAGCAAGCGTACAACGACGGTGCTGAATGCACTGCGGGTAATGGGCGTACGCATTGCACTGGATGATTTCGGCATTGGGTATGCTTCTCTAACCTACTTGCGAGAACTGCCGTTACATACGCTCAAGCTTGATCGTTCTTTTATTTGCCATATTACCGAGCAGCACGCTGAGGCGGCTATTGTGAAAGCCATGATCTCACTCGTACATGAGCTAGGGTTCGAAGCGGTAGCGGAAGGCGTAGAGACGATAGAGCAGTTCGAGCTGCTTCGCAGCTGGGGCTGTAACCTGTATCAAGGCTACTTGCTCGGCAAGCCGATGAAGGAAGAAGCGATCTGTGCGAAGCTGCGGCAAGCAGCGCTATAG
- a CDS encoding sensor histidine kinase, with amino-acid sequence MANAKALLTNICLLIALAYLFDLGYRYLFQYASNRAKIVLTTAMFILGGWTAMAFGIRTDGLYLLDLRFVPLIIAVLVIQEPVKIALIGFGIGVGRLFLGLDEAAIAGCLNMTLVGLVSAWLCAYLRWKPWRFEYKSIVIVLAVNLLYALNTTLTLETLDLLPVGTYWREFGYYSLPLRIVLSGFLIYIIRDFQKEQQRVDELRTMNMLLRRQTRELREAKREVEEKARELTLASKYKSEFLANMSHELKTPLNSIILLSQLLQESDGDSTEDVRYAELINGAGNDLLQLINDILDLSKVEAGKMDVYFEPLSTRELVQTLQEQYMPLASRKNLAFETEFAPNVPEVMQSDALRVNQILRNLLVNAFKFTERGTVKLVVKLEGGVPLEPSALKKRRLRSWNPVAWGRPAVRITSPQRVSFSIVDTGIGIELEKQKLIFEAFQQEDGSINRNYGGTGLGLSISLQLARLLGGTLSLVSEKGEGSTFTLYLPISPQVASSVATGDNGQPEPPDKGNRRLSRV; translated from the coding sequence TTGGCTAACGCTAAAGCGCTATTAACGAATATTTGTCTACTTATTGCGCTGGCTTATTTGTTCGATTTGGGGTATCGGTACCTCTTCCAATATGCATCGAACCGGGCGAAAATAGTGCTAACGACGGCGATGTTTATATTAGGCGGCTGGACGGCGATGGCTTTCGGCATTAGGACTGATGGCTTATATTTGCTTGATCTGCGATTCGTGCCGCTTATTATTGCTGTGCTTGTGATTCAAGAGCCAGTGAAGATTGCTCTGATCGGATTCGGTATCGGGGTAGGACGACTGTTTCTCGGTCTTGATGAAGCCGCCATTGCCGGGTGCTTGAATATGACATTGGTTGGCCTCGTCAGTGCTTGGCTGTGCGCGTATTTGCGCTGGAAGCCATGGCGGTTCGAGTATAAGAGCATCGTCATCGTGCTGGCCGTGAATTTATTGTATGCCTTGAATACTACGCTGACACTGGAGACGCTCGACTTACTGCCTGTTGGCACCTACTGGCGGGAGTTTGGCTATTATTCGCTGCCGCTTCGTATTGTACTGAGCGGGTTCTTGATCTATATTATTCGGGATTTTCAGAAGGAGCAGCAGCGCGTTGACGAGCTTCGGACGATGAACATGCTGCTTCGCAGACAGACGCGGGAGCTGCGTGAAGCGAAGCGAGAGGTTGAAGAGAAAGCTCGAGAGCTCACGCTCGCGAGCAAATATAAGTCAGAGTTTCTTGCGAATATGTCGCATGAACTGAAGACACCGCTGAACAGCATCATTCTGCTGTCACAGCTGCTGCAAGAGAGTGACGGCGACAGCACGGAGGATGTTCGCTACGCCGAGCTCATCAATGGGGCAGGGAACGACTTACTTCAGCTGATTAATGACATTTTGGACCTCTCGAAGGTCGAAGCCGGCAAAATGGATGTCTATTTCGAGCCGTTATCGACGCGCGAGCTTGTCCAGACCTTGCAGGAGCAATATATGCCTCTTGCGAGCCGGAAGAATCTCGCTTTCGAGACCGAGTTTGCTCCGAACGTGCCGGAAGTGATGCAGAGCGATGCGCTGCGGGTCAATCAGATCTTGCGGAATCTGCTTGTGAATGCGTTCAAGTTCACGGAGCGGGGGACCGTCAAGCTTGTCGTGAAGCTGGAAGGCGGCGTACCGCTTGAGCCTTCTGCGCTGAAGAAACGCCGGCTTCGCAGCTGGAATCCGGTGGCTTGGGGACGTCCGGCAGTGCGGATCACCTCGCCGCAGCGGGTATCGTTCTCTATTGTGGATACGGGAATTGGCATTGAGCTTGAGAAGCAGAAGCTTATCTTCGAGGCGTTCCAGCAGGAGGACGGTTCGATCAATCGCAACTACGGCGGTACTGGGCTTGGGTTGTCGATCAGCTTGCAGCTCGCCCGGCTGCTTGGAGGCACGTTGTCGCTCGTCAGCGAGAAAGGCGAAGGCAGTACGTTTACTCTCTATCTGCCGATTTCGCCGCAGGTGGCGAGCAGTGTAGCGACCGGCGACAACGGCCAGCCGGAGCCGCCGGATAAGGGGAATCGGCGCTTGTCCCGCGTTTGA
- a CDS encoding response regulator transcription factor produces the protein MYKILVIEDDVMMSDMLSMYMSEEGYVIKQAATGEHGLKLLEQFIPDVVLLDLMLPDWDGTELCQKIRQTSSVPIMIVSMKSEVSERVQALRAGADDYLCKPFSMHELSARVEALIRRAKLMQTVAAGAEVDELEQSETAIRLDTERRLLLVRGTQVETTFSEFELMKLFLTHPGKVFSREDLINAIRGFDSFVTDRAIDVHIVNLRRKVERNPKEPHFIRTVWGVGYKYVSEAEPAH, from the coding sequence ATGTACAAGATATTGGTTATCGAAGATGATGTAATGATGAGCGATATGCTGTCGATGTACATGTCTGAAGAAGGCTACGTCATCAAGCAGGCTGCTACTGGTGAGCACGGCTTGAAGCTGCTGGAGCAGTTTATCCCAGATGTCGTATTGCTAGATTTGATGCTTCCGGATTGGGATGGCACAGAGCTGTGTCAGAAGATACGGCAGACATCCTCCGTTCCGATTATGATCGTGTCGATGAAATCGGAAGTTTCCGAACGTGTACAAGCGCTGCGCGCAGGCGCAGACGATTACTTATGCAAGCCGTTCAGCATGCATGAGCTTAGTGCACGGGTGGAAGCGTTAATTCGCAGAGCAAAACTGATGCAGACAGTTGCAGCTGGTGCGGAAGTAGACGAGCTGGAGCAATCGGAGACCGCTATTCGGCTTGATACCGAGCGGAGATTGCTGCTCGTGCGAGGAACGCAGGTCGAGACGACTTTCTCTGAGTTTGAACTCATGAAGCTGTTTCTAACCCATCCGGGCAAGGTGTTCAGCCGTGAAGATTTGATCAATGCCATCCGCGGTTTCGATTCGTTCGTCACGGATCGGGCTATCGATGTTCATATTGTGAATCTTCGCCGCAAAGTGGAGCGCAACCCGAAGGAACCGCATTTTATCCGCACCGTATGGGGTGTAGGGTACAAATACGTTTCGGAAGCTGAACCGGCTCATTAA